From Magnetococcus sp. PR-3, one genomic window encodes:
- a CDS encoding DctP family TRAP transporter solute-binding subunit: MRRFLHRSMGMVWVIGLCFFSQAAWAETQVHYLAHLNANTQKTATGAMAIAFKQRLQHLTEDQIRVEVFPKGQLGSQTQIVDLVKKGVIQSAIVSVGGLSKAYPFIGILNFPFRFRDLQETYDVFDGPFGRYMGADIEKKMGVSVLGYGDTGGLFVFTNHQREIRTPQDMQGLRFRTMRLSSHQTLIKSLGGTPLTIGWRELYTALSNGTVDGQMNPAGIVQMGKFNEVQTHLTVSNHLYTPYIWIANPAYLAQLSPTHRAALAQAAKVGVKASRKLAASANSMEVLAKTMQIHYPTDAALQQFKAATQPAMTRYIEQTLKEEGMALLREFQASH, encoded by the coding sequence ATGAGGCGTTTTTTACACAGATCAATGGGTATGGTATGGGTGATCGGGCTCTGCTTCTTCTCCCAAGCGGCATGGGCAGAGACCCAGGTACATTATTTAGCCCATCTCAATGCTAATACCCAAAAAACAGCAACAGGCGCGATGGCCATTGCTTTTAAACAGCGTTTACAGCACTTAACAGAAGATCAGATCCGTGTTGAAGTCTTTCCTAAAGGGCAGTTGGGTAGCCAGACACAAATTGTGGACTTGGTAAAAAAAGGGGTTATTCAATCGGCCATTGTTTCTGTGGGTGGTCTCTCTAAAGCGTATCCATTTATTGGTATCTTGAACTTTCCTTTTCGGTTTCGTGATCTGCAAGAGACCTATGATGTTTTTGATGGTCCGTTTGGCCGTTACATGGGGGCGGATATTGAAAAGAAGATGGGGGTCTCTGTCTTGGGGTATGGGGATACCGGGGGGCTCTTTGTCTTTACCAACCACCAACGGGAAATACGAACCCCGCAGGATATGCAGGGGTTGCGGTTTCGTACCATGCGCCTGAGCAGTCATCAAACCTTAATCAAAAGCCTTGGTGGTACACCTTTGACCATTGGTTGGCGTGAGCTTTATACCGCATTAAGCAATGGCACGGTGGATGGTCAGATGAATCCGGCGGGTATTGTACAGATGGGTAAGTTTAATGAGGTGCAAACGCACCTTACGGTAAGCAACCATCTCTATACACCCTATATTTGGATTGCCAACCCGGCCTATCTGGCTCAGTTATCCCCAACACACCGGGCAGCACTGGCCCAAGCTGCCAAGGTAGGGGTTAAGGCCAGCCGTAAGTTAGCGGCCTCTGCCAATAGTATGGAGGTTTTGGCCAAAACCATGCAAATCCACTACCCCACCGATGCCGCGTTGCAACAGTTTAAGGCAGCCACCCAACCGGCCATGACACGCTATATTGAGCAGACACTTAAAGAAGAAGGGATGGCGCTGTTGCGGGAGTTCCAGGCATCGCACTAA